A stretch of [Clostridium] scindens DNA encodes these proteins:
- a CDS encoding FadR/GntR family transcriptional regulator, with protein sequence MNTNETWLMPVSKKTLSRVVTDKITEALANGQLKPGDYLPSEGQLAENLNVGKSSVREATKMLEAVGVVEIIKGRGCRIRTTIDSDALNPLAYQLILQSNTSHEKLVEFRRVIESTVSCLAVKTISKEEVSRLKNICLNMEENMSHDVNNLELDIEFHKIIYSSTQNPFFACIGTAIMTLFKPSIAISNKKHPEVVLANHKKILEAFEHESEEDMADAIRESISKWETLSLQD encoded by the coding sequence ATGAACACGAATGAAACTTGGCTGATGCCGGTATCAAAAAAGACTCTGAGCAGAGTGGTCACGGACAAGATTACAGAAGCACTTGCCAATGGGCAGCTAAAGCCTGGAGATTATCTGCCGTCAGAGGGCCAGCTTGCCGAGAACCTGAACGTGGGGAAATCCAGCGTCCGGGAGGCCACGAAGATGCTGGAGGCAGTAGGGGTCGTAGAAATCATAAAAGGACGCGGCTGCCGCATAAGGACCACCATCGACTCGGATGCGCTGAATCCGCTGGCATATCAGTTGATTCTGCAGAGCAACACAAGCCACGAGAAACTGGTAGAATTCCGCAGGGTTATTGAAAGCACGGTCAGCTGTCTGGCAGTAAAAACCATTTCCAAGGAAGAGGTTTCAAGATTAAAGAACATTTGCCTCAACATGGAAGAGAATATGTCCCATGACGTCAATAATCTGGAATTAGATATTGAATTTCATAAGATCATATATTCCTCTACCCAGAATCCCTTTTTTGCCTGTATTGGGACTGCGATCATGACCCTTTTTAAACCATCCATCGCGATTTCAAACAAAAAGCATCCGGAAGTCGTATTAGCGAATCATAAAAAGATCTTGGAAGCTTTTGAGCATGAAAGCGAGGAGGACATGGCAGATGCCATCCGGGAGTCCATCAGCAAGTGGGAGACATTGTCGCTGCAGGATTAA
- a CDS encoding SDR family NAD(P)-dependent oxidoreductase: MSILNLFSLEGKNAIVIGACGGLGKGIATGLAEAGASVFVAGRKKEKCDHAASSIAEDTGGTAYGLPVDITIQDSIDEMIAKAEERAGKIHILVNSAGINIRKPALQYSRQDWDTVQDIQLKGSFFTCQAAARHMIKNSIPGRIINIASVNSKIVARPDIVSYVSAKAGIMQMTKALAAEWAQYGILVNAIAPGFFETELTKVLFEDKTIKQEMLSHIPQKRFGNPDQDLAGMAVYLSSDAASYITGQTIYIDGGYTII; encoded by the coding sequence ATGAGCATACTTAATCTATTCTCTTTAGAAGGAAAAAACGCAATCGTCATAGGCGCCTGCGGGGGCCTTGGAAAAGGAATCGCGACCGGGCTTGCCGAGGCAGGGGCCAGTGTATTCGTTGCCGGACGCAAAAAGGAAAAATGCGACCATGCGGCTTCTTCCATAGCAGAAGATACTGGCGGAACCGCTTATGGTCTCCCGGTGGATATAACCATTCAGGACAGCATTGACGAAATGATCGCAAAGGCAGAAGAAAGAGCAGGCAAGATCCATATCCTTGTCAACAGCGCGGGAATCAATATCCGTAAGCCAGCGCTCCAATACTCGCGCCAGGATTGGGACACCGTCCAGGATATCCAGTTAAAAGGCAGTTTTTTCACCTGTCAGGCAGCGGCGCGTCACATGATAAAAAACAGCATACCCGGCAGGATTATCAATATTGCCTCCGTCAATTCAAAGATCGTGGCAAGGCCGGATATTGTATCCTACGTCTCCGCAAAAGCCGGCATCATGCAGATGACAAAAGCGCTAGCCGCAGAATGGGCGCAATATGGAATCCTGGTCAACGCGATTGCTCCCGGCTTCTTTGAGACTGAACTAACCAAGGTGCTTTTTGAAGATAAAACGATAAAGCAGGAAATGTTAAGCCATATTCCCCAAAAACGTTTTGGAAATCCTGACCAGGATCTTGCCGGCATGGCCGTCTACCTCAGTTCGGATGCCGCTTCCTACATTACCGGGCAGACCATTTACATTGACGGAGGATATACCATCATCTAA
- a CDS encoding flavin reductase encodes MNLHEISIESLSLNPFTKMKDQWMLIAAGDETASNLMTASWGMFGVLWRKYMFQIYIRPQRYTKQFVDACDLATLSFLPETYKNALKICGTTSGKEVDKWKLSNLHPYYGYGTTAVAEAELVIIGRKQYSQWFDPKLFYAKDNDSRCYPEQDYHEMYVYEVIQVLAKDTCLPDH; translated from the coding sequence ATGAACCTACATGAAATCTCCATTGAATCATTGTCTTTGAATCCTTTCACCAAGATGAAAGACCAATGGATGCTTATCGCTGCCGGAGATGAGACTGCCAGCAACCTGATGACGGCCTCCTGGGGCATGTTCGGCGTCCTTTGGCGGAAATACATGTTTCAGATCTACATCCGGCCTCAACGTTATACCAAACAATTCGTAGATGCTTGTGACCTGGCTACTCTGTCGTTTTTGCCGGAGACCTATAAAAATGCCTTAAAAATCTGCGGGACGACTTCCGGCAAAGAGGTGGATAAATGGAAATTATCCAATCTTCATCCTTATTACGGATATGGGACAACAGCGGTCGCTGAGGCCGAGCTGGTTATCATCGGGAGAAAGCAGTATTCCCAGTGGTTCGACCCCAAATTGTTCTACGCCAAAGACAATGACTCCCGCTGCTACCCCGAACAGGACTACCACGAAATGTATGTGTACGAAGTCATCCAGGTATTGGCCAAAGACACATGCCTGCCGGATCACTAG
- a CDS encoding ABC transporter permease: MNLIRLIKIEIGKLKRSKIGLILLIPVLLVWISGIMNADMNFEMQAEGISPENNFFIQSFLGYVWFMLPSSLVVITVLMTQTERGNNGILKMLSLPVSGAALCLSKFCTILLVMGMEIAFITAGYFPAAWIASRKWEYDFLIEPGYVLQIAVLLFLISIPMAAIYWMLAILFHNTVAAVGVGLATVVPIVLAINTKAWFAYPMCYPMMLITSKMHELASNMGTFSLELVPWIPTAIAATLAALILSCTLYGRAERR, encoded by the coding sequence ATGAACCTGATCCGATTAATAAAAATAGAAATAGGGAAATTAAAAAGATCGAAGATTGGCCTGATTCTGCTGATCCCAGTCCTTCTGGTGTGGATCTCGGGCATCATGAACGCAGATATGAACTTTGAGATGCAGGCAGAAGGCATCAGCCCGGAGAATAACTTCTTCATCCAGTCATTCCTGGGATACGTCTGGTTTATGCTGCCGTCAAGCCTTGTGGTAATTACGGTGCTTATGACGCAGACAGAGCGGGGCAATAACGGAATTCTCAAGATGCTGTCCCTGCCAGTTTCAGGTGCTGCGCTGTGCTTATCGAAGTTCTGCACGATTCTTCTGGTAATGGGGATGGAGATCGCATTTATCACAGCCGGATATTTTCCGGCGGCATGGATCGCATCCCGGAAATGGGAGTATGACTTTCTGATAGAACCCGGGTATGTCTTGCAGATCGCGGTCCTTTTATTCCTGATATCCATACCGATGGCAGCCATCTACTGGATGCTTGCGATTCTATTCCACAACACCGTGGCAGCAGTTGGCGTAGGCCTGGCAACCGTGGTGCCGATTGTGCTTGCCATCAATACGAAGGCCTGGTTTGCATATCCCATGTGCTATCCCATGATGCTGATCACGTCCAAGATGCATGAACTTGCCTCGAATATGGGAACCTTCTCGCTTGAACTGGTTCCGTGGATACCCACAGCCATCGCCGCTACGCTGGCTGCCCTGATCCTGTCGTGCACGCTCTATGGAAGAGCAGAAAGAAGATAA
- a CDS encoding ABC transporter permease has product MIGLEIKKIRRTGLIPALLAGGVFSAAFPVINLAVRTEMFTGRPGNPAAIVMDASWLTMAMTNLCVIIIGACILYHIEHVNNGIQKMDALPVNPAVLFFDKGILLALILAVVFAIETAALYFCTWKWLGGGKQTLVSLCKTMGYTYAYSLPSLVLMLLIACLLKNMWASFGIGMIGMFAAQLFIQEKSMAYFPFLLSYSSTKSREMLIAAVIETIALLAAGSGAAYLRRRTS; this is encoded by the coding sequence ATGATAGGATTGGAAATCAAGAAGATAAGGAGGACAGGGCTCATCCCCGCACTGCTGGCAGGGGGCGTATTCTCAGCCGCGTTTCCGGTGATCAATCTGGCCGTGCGGACCGAGATGTTCACCGGGCGTCCCGGCAACCCGGCTGCGATCGTGATGGATGCCAGCTGGCTTACGATGGCGATGACAAATCTGTGCGTGATCATTATCGGCGCCTGCATTCTGTACCATATCGAGCATGTCAACAATGGAATCCAGAAGATGGATGCACTGCCTGTCAATCCGGCCGTCCTCTTTTTTGATAAAGGAATCCTGCTGGCCCTCATCCTGGCGGTGGTATTTGCCATAGAGACGGCCGCGCTGTATTTCTGTACGTGGAAATGGCTTGGCGGCGGGAAGCAGACCCTTGTGTCGCTGTGTAAGACGATGGGATATACTTATGCCTATTCACTGCCGTCGCTGGTGCTGATGCTGCTGATCGCCTGTCTGCTGAAGAATATGTGGGCGTCCTTTGGAATCGGCATGATCGGAATGTTTGCAGCCCAGCTATTCATTCAGGAGAAAAGCATGGCTTATTTTCCATTCCTTTTGTCCTATTCTTCGACAAAGAGCAGGGAAATGCTGATCGCGGCAGTGATAGAGACCATAGCATTACTGGCGGCAGGTAGCGGGGCCGCCTATCTAAGGAGGAGAACATCATGA
- a CDS encoding ABC transporter ATP-binding protein codes for MNMIETMHLTKEYSDFAAVSDINLHIRKGTVYGFLGPNGAGKSTTMKMFLGLTRPSSGSFTIDGMSHPGDRMKILREVGSFIEAPAFYGNLTGEENLDIIRKILGLPKSSVADALELTGLTPYRKRLAKKYSLGMKQRLGLAGALIGRPPILILDEPTNGLDPVGIHEIRTLIRSLPKKIGCTVLVSSHLLPEVELMADDIGILNHGRLLFEGSLEDLRKEAAGMGYPSDNLEETFLAMVEEDNRRRKMGR; via the coding sequence ATGAACATGATAGAGACCATGCATCTTACAAAGGAATATTCAGATTTTGCCGCAGTATCCGATATTAATCTGCACATAAGAAAGGGGACGGTATATGGGTTCCTGGGGCCAAACGGCGCAGGAAAATCCACCACGATGAAGATGTTTCTGGGACTGACCCGCCCGTCTTCGGGTTCCTTTACCATAGATGGGATGAGCCATCCGGGGGACCGGATGAAAATATTAAGGGAAGTAGGCTCATTTATCGAAGCGCCTGCCTTCTACGGAAATCTGACCGGGGAAGAGAATCTGGACATTATAAGGAAGATATTGGGCCTTCCCAAGTCTTCCGTCGCCGACGCGCTGGAACTGACCGGACTTACCCCTTACAGGAAAAGACTTGCTAAGAAGTATTCTCTCGGAATGAAGCAGAGGCTGGGGCTGGCTGGGGCACTGATCGGAAGGCCGCCGATACTGATCCTGGATGAGCCTACCAATGGCCTGGATCCTGTAGGCATCCATGAGATACGGACGCTGATACGGTCCTTGCCAAAGAAGATCGGATGTACGGTTCTGGTGTCCTCCCATCTATTGCCGGAAGTAGAATTGATGGCAGATGACATCGGGATCCTGAATCACGGAAGGCTGCTGTTTGAAGGCTCTCTGGAAGATCTGAGGAAAGAAGCGGCAGGCATGGGATATCCTTCGGATAATCTGGAAGAGACATTTCTTGCGATGGTGGAAGAAGATAACAGAAGGAGGAAAATGGGACGATGA
- a CDS encoding response regulator transcription factor yields MAFDYLKRKKILLVDDEPELLNMVTSILENEGYTNIKTASTAAGAIDACKNFKPELAVLDVMLPDGNGFDLLRESKKISDFPVLFLTARGEDEDKWKGFGSGADDYMVKPFLPKELTFRIMAILRRSYRNDAPLAILAGSEIDFDRAEVRKAGGVLPLTAKEYEILSSLYRNAGKIVTIDTLCEAAWGDNPYGYENSLMAHIRRIREKIEADPSHPVSLVTIKGLGYKLILEE; encoded by the coding sequence ATGGCTTTTGACTATCTCAAACGAAAAAAAATCCTGCTCGTCGATGACGAGCCGGAACTTCTGAATATGGTGACTTCCATTCTGGAAAATGAAGGCTATACGAATATAAAGACCGCGTCGACTGCCGCCGGGGCCATCGACGCATGTAAGAATTTCAAGCCGGAACTGGCGGTTCTTGACGTAATGCTTCCTGATGGAAATGGATTTGACTTGCTGCGGGAATCAAAAAAAATCTCTGACTTCCCGGTTCTGTTCTTGACCGCCAGAGGCGAGGATGAGGACAAATGGAAGGGATTCGGAAGCGGGGCCGATGATTACATGGTAAAGCCCTTCCTCCCCAAAGAACTTACCTTCCGCATAATGGCTATCCTAAGAAGAAGCTACAGAAACGACGCGCCTCTGGCAATTCTTGCCGGAAGCGAGATTGATTTTGACCGGGCGGAAGTCCGAAAGGCCGGTGGCGTCCTGCCTCTGACCGCCAAAGAATATGAGATCTTAAGTTCCCTCTACCGCAACGCCGGGAAAATAGTGACCATTGATACGCTCTGCGAAGCCGCCTGGGGGGATAATCCCTACGGCTATGAGAACTCCTTAATGGCTCATATCCGGCGTATCCGGGAGAAGATCGAGGCCGATCCTTCCCATCCGGTCTCCCTGGTGACCATAAAGGGATTGGGATATAAACTGATTCTGGAGGAATAG
- a CDS encoding sensor histidine kinase: protein MKSTPKLIKRFLLILMLSLFLLLSFNLILLATVVQKFASSGSPWTSAEEVAASLTPSGTGFSLAEAGADTLLKSAAWAVLIDDASGDVVWNSDNLPGEIPRHYSAAAISLLTRGYIKDYPTSTCGYGEDLLVLGFPKKSYWKHMYNTFSYDMIAHSPQIFLSFLLGNLAVIFFIYWGVNSQLLKSLKPILAGIQALPESENDIHLKESGLLSEVSASINRACELIRSQNYQLVKKENARANWIAGVSHDIRTPLSMVMGYAETLAEDASLPEDARKKADVICRQSLRMKDLISDLNLSSRLEYNMQPLNLQKLPLIPMVRKAVADFINLDIDGRYPVEWNADDSLAGGCIMADKDLIYRAIANLLLNSRNHNPGGCQILVRLEYADDKDADARYAISIEDNGTGITSNELDRLYHASYSSLSCGQRHGLGLLIVRQIADAHHGTVELGHSACGGFLARIILPAAPS, encoded by the coding sequence ATGAAAAGCACGCCAAAACTCATCAAACGTTTTCTGCTGATCCTTATGCTCAGCCTGTTCTTGCTCCTTAGCTTCAATCTCATCTTGCTCGCCACGGTGGTGCAAAAGTTTGCATCCAGCGGAAGTCCCTGGACTTCTGCCGAAGAGGTGGCTGCATCCCTTACCCCATCCGGCACCGGTTTTTCCTTAGCAGAGGCTGGCGCAGACACACTTTTAAAGTCCGCGGCCTGGGCGGTTCTCATTGACGACGCCAGCGGGGATGTCGTCTGGAACAGCGACAATCTCCCCGGCGAAATCCCCCGGCATTATTCCGCGGCGGCCATCTCTCTTCTGACCCGTGGATATATAAAGGACTATCCGACTTCCACCTGTGGATATGGAGAGGATCTGCTGGTGCTTGGATTTCCTAAGAAAAGTTACTGGAAGCATATGTACAATACCTTCAGCTATGATATGATCGCGCACTCGCCCCAGATATTTCTGTCCTTCCTCCTGGGCAATCTGGCGGTCATCTTCTTCATATACTGGGGGGTGAACAGTCAGTTATTGAAGTCGCTGAAGCCTATTCTTGCGGGAATACAGGCACTGCCTGAAAGCGAGAATGACATTCACCTTAAGGAATCCGGCCTGCTATCAGAGGTGAGCGCGTCTATCAACCGGGCTTGCGAATTGATCCGTTCCCAGAATTACCAGCTTGTGAAAAAAGAAAACGCCCGGGCAAATTGGATTGCCGGCGTTTCTCATGATATACGCACTCCTCTTTCTATGGTAATGGGCTATGCCGAGACGCTTGCGGAAGATGCCTCCCTCCCTGAAGATGCCCGCAAGAAAGCGGACGTTATCTGCCGTCAGAGCCTTCGCATGAAAGACCTGATCAGCGATCTGAACCTGTCTTCCAGGCTGGAATATAATATGCAGCCGCTGAACCTTCAGAAGCTCCCGCTCATACCCATGGTACGAAAAGCCGTGGCGGATTTTATCAACCTGGATATTGATGGACGGTATCCGGTTGAATGGAATGCGGATGACTCCCTGGCCGGAGGCTGCATTATGGCCGACAAGGACTTAATCTACCGGGCCATTGCCAATCTGCTTCTGAATAGCAGGAACCACAACCCCGGAGGCTGCCAGATCTTGGTACGGCTTGAATATGCCGATGACAAAGATGCGGATGCCAGATATGCCATTTCTATAGAAGACAATGGTACAGGCATCACCAGCAATGAGCTGGATCGCCTGTACCATGCTTCATACTCTTCTCTATCCTGCGGGCAGCGCCACGGGCTGGGACTCCTGATCGTCCGCCAGATCGCGGATGCCCACCATGGGACGGTGGAACTTGGCCACAGTGCCTGCGGCGGTTTTCTGGCAAGGATTATCCTGCCTGCTGCTCCTTCTTAA
- a CDS encoding dicarboxylate/amino acid:cation symporter, whose protein sequence is MKTTGEKRKVSLTVWIFIALILGVIAGILLQGSPKIAETYIAPLGTIFLNLVKMVVVPVVLFSIMQGVISLQDIRKVGSIGGKTVAFYICTTAFAVTLGLVFANMLNVGSGYKLDSGMLEGFEAVESPSFIDTIVNIFPSNAVQPLADATMLQIIVIALFFGFGVIIAGEKGKLAGSVIESFSEVSIKVMGIIIKFSPIGVFGLITPVIATNGVSVLLPLLKLIGVAYLVSIIHMVVVYSSAVKAIGKISPIRFFKEMSEAMLFAFSSASSVGTLPFNMECTKRLGVKKEVSSFVLPLGATINMDGTAIYQGVCVVFIAQIFGMDLTMSQQLTVILTATLASIGTAGVPGSGVIMLSMVLQSVGLPLEGIALVAGIDRILDMARTTVNITGDAACSVCVNAMELKKEQQAG, encoded by the coding sequence ATGAAGACAACAGGTGAAAAAAGAAAAGTATCATTAACCGTATGGATATTTATAGCGCTGATCTTGGGCGTTATTGCAGGCATACTGCTGCAGGGAAGCCCGAAGATCGCAGAGACTTATATTGCGCCGCTTGGAACCATATTCCTGAATCTGGTCAAGATGGTAGTAGTGCCAGTCGTACTGTTCTCGATCATGCAGGGAGTCATCTCCTTGCAGGATATCCGCAAGGTAGGCTCGATCGGTGGAAAGACGGTGGCATTCTATATCTGCACGACAGCATTTGCAGTCACTTTAGGACTGGTATTTGCCAATATGCTGAATGTAGGCAGCGGGTACAAATTAGACTCCGGGATGCTGGAAGGGTTTGAGGCGGTAGAAAGTCCGTCGTTTATCGATACCATCGTCAACATATTTCCATCCAATGCGGTACAGCCGCTGGCGGACGCAACCATGCTCCAGATTATCGTGATCGCCCTGTTCTTCGGATTTGGCGTAATTATAGCAGGAGAGAAGGGAAAACTGGCAGGCTCTGTCATCGAAAGTTTCTCCGAGGTATCGATCAAGGTGATGGGAATTATTATCAAATTCTCTCCTATTGGCGTATTCGGACTGATCACTCCTGTCATCGCGACCAATGGCGTATCCGTGCTGCTGCCGCTTCTGAAATTGATCGGCGTGGCATATCTGGTCAGCATTATCCATATGGTTGTGGTATATTCCAGCGCGGTCAAGGCAATTGGAAAGATCAGCCCGATCCGGTTCTTCAAGGAAATGAGCGAAGCGATGCTGTTTGCGTTTTCAAGCGCCAGCAGCGTGGGCACGCTGCCTTTTAACATGGAATGTACCAAGAGGCTGGGCGTGAAGAAGGAAGTATCCAGTTTCGTGCTGCCTCTCGGAGCGACCATCAATATGGATGGAACCGCGATCTATCAGGGCGTGTGCGTTGTATTTATCGCCCAGATATTCGGCATGGATCTTACCATGTCCCAGCAGCTGACCGTTATCCTGACGGCGACGCTGGCTTCCATCGGAACCGCAGGGGTGCCCGGCTCAGGAGTGATCATGCTGTCCATGGTGCTTCAGAGCGTGGGACTTCCGCTGGAAGGAATCGCGCTTGTTGCCGGAATCGACCGTATCCTGGATATGGCCCGGACAACGGTCAATATTACAGGCGACGCGGCATGCAGCGTGTGTGTCAATGCCATGGAGCTTAAGAAGGAGCAGCAGGCAGGATAA
- the sdaAA gene encoding L-serine ammonia-lyase, iron-sulfur-dependent, subunit alpha — translation MSYQSMEEARLRCDKDKIPFWKAVQLEDADERGVTVEDSWSQMTHMWQSMLENLDAYDPNLVSRSGLVGKEGGLMDAYLQKGDTLCGDFMAKVMANALKMGCNNACMKRIVAAPTAGACGVLPAVLVTYYREYDVPDEKMIEAMYVAAGIGQIIANRAYLAGASGGCQAEIGSGSGMAAGAICYIRGGDTGQIGDACAMALKNLMGLVCDPVGGLVEVPCVKRNVGGAVNALAAADMALAGITSKIPVDQVIDAMKEVGDKMDVSLRETGIGGVAGSPAAMEVVERLDM, via the coding sequence ATGTCATATCAATCAATGGAAGAGGCACGTTTAAGATGCGACAAGGATAAGATTCCGTTCTGGAAGGCAGTGCAGCTGGAGGATGCGGATGAAAGAGGCGTCACGGTGGAGGATTCCTGGAGCCAGATGACACATATGTGGCAGTCCATGCTTGAGAACCTGGATGCCTATGATCCGAATCTGGTATCCAGAAGCGGCCTGGTGGGAAAAGAAGGCGGCCTGATGGATGCCTATCTTCAGAAAGGGGACACGCTGTGCGGGGACTTTATGGCCAAGGTGATGGCCAATGCCCTGAAGATGGGATGCAACAATGCGTGCATGAAGAGAATCGTTGCAGCGCCAACGGCGGGAGCATGTGGAGTTCTTCCGGCAGTTCTTGTTACTTATTACCGGGAATATGATGTCCCGGATGAGAAGATGATCGAAGCCATGTATGTGGCGGCAGGCATCGGGCAGATTATTGCGAACCGGGCGTATCTGGCCGGAGCATCCGGCGGATGCCAGGCAGAGATCGGTTCAGGCTCCGGCATGGCGGCAGGAGCGATCTGCTATATCAGAGGCGGGGACACAGGCCAGATCGGAGACGCCTGCGCAATGGCGCTTAAAAATCTGATGGGGCTGGTATGCGACCCGGTAGGCGGCCTGGTAGAAGTGCCATGCGTCAAGAGAAATGTAGGCGGCGCGGTAAATGCGCTGGCAGCGGCCGATATGGCCCTTGCGGGAATTACCAGCAAGATTCCGGTAGACCAGGTTATTGACGCGATGAAGGAAGTCGGCGATAAGATGGACGTAAGCCTTCGCGAGACCGGCATCGGCGGGGTTGCAGGCTCCCCTGCGGCTATGGAAGTCGTAGAACGCCTGGATATGTAA
- the sdaAB gene encoding L-serine ammonia-lyase, iron-sulfur-dependent subunit beta → MGNIFDILGPVMVGPSSSHTAGAARIGLIARQLFGRQPEKATIYLHGSFAATGKGHGTDKALIAGLLGMMPDDMRIPDSFEVAKAQGMEFEIKNKDIKEAHPNTAQIVMEAEGVPTMKIQAFSIGGGRIKVCKLDGIDVNFSGESYTLIIRNVDEPGRIMEVAAALSKAEINIATMQVFRDKRGGFAVMVVETDQVVPQEAIDALESKEGIIRVKFLNPNGTT, encoded by the coding sequence ATGGGAAACATATTTGACATTCTAGGACCTGTGATGGTAGGCCCGTCCAGTTCCCACACAGCAGGAGCAGCGCGCATCGGCCTGATCGCGAGACAGTTGTTCGGCAGGCAGCCAGAGAAGGCAACGATCTATCTGCACGGCTCCTTTGCGGCTACGGGGAAAGGCCACGGAACGGACAAAGCGCTGATCGCAGGCCTGCTGGGGATGATGCCGGACGACATGAGGATACCAGACAGTTTCGAAGTGGCGAAAGCGCAAGGCATGGAGTTCGAGATTAAGAACAAGGATATCAAGGAGGCCCATCCGAACACGGCTCAGATCGTAATGGAGGCGGAGGGCGTTCCGACGATGAAGATCCAGGCTTTTTCCATCGGGGGCGGAAGAATCAAGGTCTGCAAGCTGGATGGCATTGACGTGAATTTCAGTGGGGAAAGTTATACGTTGATCATCCGCAATGTGGACGAGCCCGGGCGGATCATGGAAGTAGCGGCGGCGCTCAGCAAGGCAGAGATCAATATTGCCACGATGCAGGTATTCCGCGATAAGCGGGGCGGCTTTGCGGTCATGGTGGTAGAGACGGACCAGGTGGTTCCTCAGGAGGCGATTGACGCCTTGGAGAGCAAGGAAGGAATCATCAGAGTGAAGTTCCTGAATCCGAACGGAACAACCTAG
- a CDS encoding DUF4317 domain-containing protein, translating to MNKKEVLEIRKQFTPENCAITRICGCYVDHEKEKKVELKKAFLSLPEEEAFKYFDIFKHTLSGTLGKNLINMEFPLDQELEGGTQQTLLKLRDSKLEDDLLVEQFYDNVIDNYDYAENYYIILIHAVYDVPGKSSDGLEMFDASDTVYEHIMCSICPVNLTKAGLTYNAETNNIEDRIRDWIVEAPAKGFLFPAFNDRASDVHNILYYTKKPEEIQPDLIANVLGSTIPLTANDQKATFQAIVSDTLGEDCGYEVVRNIHDNIFEMLEESKEAPEPLELSKPDVKRLLEKSGVPQEKMESFDQEFEEVVGEKKTFLASNIANAKTFQIETPDVIVKVNPERSDLVETREIDGRRCLVIAIDDHLEVNGIEVR from the coding sequence ATGAACAAGAAAGAAGTACTGGAAATCCGCAAGCAATTCACGCCGGAAAACTGTGCGATCACCAGGATCTGCGGCTGCTATGTGGATCATGAAAAAGAGAAAAAAGTGGAACTGAAAAAAGCATTTTTATCCCTCCCGGAAGAAGAGGCTTTCAAGTATTTTGATATCTTCAAGCACACTCTGTCCGGAACCTTGGGCAAGAACCTGATCAACATGGAATTCCCTCTGGATCAGGAATTAGAAGGCGGCACGCAGCAGACACTCTTAAAACTGCGGGACAGCAAGCTGGAAGACGACCTGCTTGTGGAGCAGTTCTACGATAATGTCATCGATAACTATGACTATGCAGAAAACTATTACATCATACTGATTCACGCCGTATACGACGTGCCCGGCAAATCCTCCGACGGGCTGGAGATGTTCGATGCCTCCGATACAGTCTACGAGCACATCATGTGCAGCATCTGCCCGGTAAACCTTACCAAGGCGGGTCTGACCTATAACGCGGAGACGAACAATATCGAGGACCGGATCCGCGACTGGATCGTAGAGGCCCCTGCAAAAGGATTCCTCTTCCCGGCTTTCAACGACCGGGCAAGCGATGTACATAATATCCTGTATTACACTAAGAAGCCGGAAGAGATACAGCCTGATCTGATCGCCAACGTACTGGGAAGCACCATCCCTCTGACAGCCAATGACCAGAAGGCCACCTTCCAGGCCATCGTAAGCGACACCCTGGGCGAGGACTGCGGCTACGAGGTGGTGCGCAACATCCATGACAATATCTTCGAGATGCTGGAAGAATCCAAAGAAGCGCCGGAACCATTGGAACTCTCCAAGCCGGATGTAAAGCGGCTGCTTGAAAAAAGCGGCGTGCCCCAGGAAAAGATGGAATCCTTTGACCAGGAATTTGAAGAAGTGGTCGGCGAAAAGAAAACTTTCCTTGCCTCCAACATTGCCAACGCCAAGACCTTCCAGATCGAGACGCCGGATGTCATCGTCAAGGTCAACCCGGAACGCTCTGATCTCGTAGAGACCCGTGAGATCGACGGACGCCGCTGCCTGGTAATCGCGATCGACGATCACCTGGAAGTAAATGGAATCGAAGTCCGATAG